Proteins encoded within one genomic window of Candidatus Binatota bacterium:
- a CDS encoding 2-oxoacid:acceptor oxidoreductase subunit alpha, with protein MAEVPSETTVREKPVEQVDTVVIRFAGDSGDGMQLTGTQFTNESAIAGNDIATLPDYPAEIRAPAGTLAGVSGFQVNFSEGRVFTPGDRPDVLVVMNPAALSVNIADLRDGGILVADSDAFTLSNIRKAGMDGDPLADASLNKRVRVFAVPLTRMTTDSIADMGLPKKTMVRCKNFFALGLCSWMFNRPIEQTLAWIGIKFAKSPALVEANTRVFKAGWNFGETTEVFVHTYEVKPAKIEPGTYTNMTGNRALALGLMAAASKAGKSMFFGSYPITPASDILHELAAHKNFDVTTFQAEDEIAAVCSAIGASFGGALGVTASSGPGIALKGEAMGLAVITELPLVIVNVQRGGPSTGLPTKTEQADLMQALYGRNGESPLAIVAPATPVECFNMAFEAVHVALKYMVPVMILSDGYLANGAQPWKIPDYDELPDISVRYWKGDLGFHPYLRNEDTLSRPWVIPGTPGFEHRIGGLEKDYNSGDISYDPANHERMTRVRAEKIERVNEDLNPLCVEGSELGELLMVGWGSTYGALAQATEELNAEGLATGHLHLRWLNPLPVEELKRIFARYKTIVVPELNMGQLVRILRERLLVDAIPVSRVQGQPFKVGELKARVKAIVEEGR; from the coding sequence ATGGCTGAAGTCCCCTCGGAGACTACTGTGCGAGAAAAGCCCGTAGAGCAGGTCGATACGGTCGTGATTCGCTTTGCCGGAGACTCCGGCGATGGCATGCAGCTGACGGGCACGCAGTTTACCAACGAGTCGGCCATAGCGGGTAACGATATCGCCACCCTGCCTGACTATCCGGCCGAGATCAGGGCACCCGCCGGCACGCTCGCGGGTGTGAGTGGCTTCCAGGTCAATTTTTCCGAGGGCCGGGTCTTTACCCCCGGCGATCGCCCGGACGTGCTCGTGGTCATGAACCCCGCAGCTTTGAGTGTGAACATCGCCGACCTGAGGGACGGCGGCATACTGGTGGCCGACAGCGACGCGTTTACGCTCTCCAATATTCGTAAGGCAGGAATGGACGGGGACCCGCTCGCCGACGCGAGTCTCAACAAGAGGGTTCGCGTATTCGCGGTGCCGCTCACCCGTATGACCACGGACTCCATTGCCGACATGGGCCTGCCCAAAAAGACAATGGTTAGGTGCAAGAACTTCTTTGCACTGGGTCTTTGTTCCTGGATGTTCAATCGTCCGATTGAACAGACCCTTGCCTGGATAGGGATCAAGTTCGCGAAGTCACCAGCCCTCGTTGAGGCAAACACGCGGGTGTTCAAGGCGGGCTGGAACTTTGGCGAGACCACCGAGGTGTTTGTTCACACCTACGAGGTCAAACCGGCCAAGATCGAGCCGGGTACCTACACCAACATGACCGGGAACAGGGCCCTGGCGCTGGGGCTCATGGCGGCGGCATCGAAGGCGGGCAAGAGTATGTTCTTTGGCTCGTACCCCATCACTCCGGCCAGTGATATCCTCCACGAGCTGGCGGCACATAAGAACTTTGACGTCACCACCTTCCAGGCCGAAGACGAAATCGCGGCAGTGTGTTCGGCTATAGGCGCGTCTTTCGGGGGCGCCCTCGGGGTAACTGCGTCAAGCGGTCCCGGCATAGCGCTCAAGGGTGAGGCCATGGGCTTGGCGGTGATAACAGAATTGCCGTTGGTAATCGTCAACGTTCAGCGCGGAGGGCCAAGCACGGGCCTGCCGACCAAGACCGAGCAGGCCGACCTCATGCAGGCCTTGTACGGGCGTAACGGGGAGAGCCCCCTGGCCATCGTCGCGCCGGCGACCCCCGTGGAGTGCTTCAACATGGCCTTCGAGGCTGTTCACGTGGCGCTCAAGTACATGGTGCCGGTGATGATACTGTCGGACGGTTACCTGGCCAACGGCGCCCAGCCGTGGAAGATCCCGGACTACGACGAACTCCCCGACATCTCGGTCCGCTACTGGAAGGGAGACCTGGGTTTTCATCCCTACCTGCGCAACGAGGACACCTTATCGAGGCCCTGGGTGATACCGGGCACGCCGGGCTTTGAGCACCGCATCGGTGGCCTTGAGAAAGACTACAACTCGGGTGACATCAGTTACGACCCAGCTAACCACGAGCGCATGACGCGGGTGCGAGCAGAAAAGATTGAGCGTGTGAACGAGGACCTCAATCCGCTCTGTGTTGAGGGCAGCGAACTGGGCGAGTTGCTCATGGTGGGCTGGGGTTCTACCTACGGTGCCCTGGCCCAGGCGACCGAAGAGCTCAACGCTGAGGGTCTGGCCACCGGGCATCTTCACCTCAGGTGGCTCAACCCACTTCCCGTCGAAGAGCTGAAACGGATTTTTGCGAGATACAAGACCATAGTGGTCCCCGAGCTGAACATGGGCCAGTTAGTGCGAATTCTCAGGGAACGGCTCCTGGTTGACGCCATACCGGTGTCGCGGGTACAGGGGCAACCGTTCAAGGTAGGCGAACTCAAGGCGAGGGTGAAAGCCATAGTGGAGGAAGGTCGATGA
- a CDS encoding 2-oxoacid:ferredoxin oxidoreductase subunit beta, with protein MSGEQAKLNRKDFVSDQDVRWCPGCGDYAILAQVQRVMPELNIPRENIVFVSGIGCSSRFPYYMNTYGFHSIHGRATAIASGLKLARPELSVWVVTGDGDGLSIGGNHLIHLLRRNLDINVLLFNNEIYGLTKGQYSPTSRMGQITKSSPLGVADHPFDTVSLALGADATFVARTVDTETQHLQSMLTRAVEHKGTSFIEILQNCPIFNDGAFEEVSGKGSRIQNQLVLEHGQPLLFGPEDARMGVALGKDMSPQVVNMESTPEEQVLLHDETNEALGFFLSRLERPEFPVPLGVIRAMDRPIYEKEVAAQAKRALSEMGQPDFNKLFCGGDTWTVE; from the coding sequence ATGAGTGGCGAGCAGGCAAAACTGAATCGCAAGGATTTCGTCAGCGATCAGGATGTTCGTTGGTGTCCGGGTTGTGGCGACTACGCGATACTCGCGCAGGTGCAGCGGGTGATGCCCGAGCTGAACATACCGCGCGAAAACATAGTGTTCGTTTCGGGCATAGGCTGTTCCAGCCGCTTCCCTTACTACATGAACACCTACGGCTTCCACAGCATTCACGGTCGGGCCACGGCCATTGCTTCGGGACTCAAGCTGGCCAGGCCGGAACTGTCGGTGTGGGTGGTTACGGGTGACGGCGATGGCCTGAGCATCGGCGGCAATCATCTCATCCACCTCCTGCGGCGTAACCTGGATATCAACGTACTGCTGTTCAATAACGAGATTTATGGTCTCACCAAGGGGCAGTACTCTCCCACGTCGAGGATGGGCCAGATTACCAAGTCGAGCCCGCTGGGTGTGGCCGATCATCCTTTTGATACGGTTTCGTTGGCGCTAGGGGCCGACGCGACCTTTGTCGCGCGCACTGTTGATACCGAGACCCAGCATCTCCAGTCGATGCTTACCCGGGCCGTTGAGCACAAGGGGACCTCGTTTATTGAGATCCTGCAGAACTGTCCTATCTTTAACGATGGAGCCTTTGAGGAGGTCTCGGGCAAAGGTTCTCGTATTCAGAACCAGTTGGTTCTCGAGCACGGGCAGCCGCTGCTTTTTGGTCCCGAGGATGCCCGTATGGGTGTGGCCCTGGGCAAGGACATGTCTCCGCAGGTCGTGAATATGGAGTCGACGCCAGAGGAACAGGTGCTTTTGCACGATGAAACCAACGAAGCCCTCGGGTTTTTTCTAAGTCGCCTGGAGCGGCCCGAATTCCCCGTGCCGTTGGGTGTTATACGAGCCATGGACAGGCCGATTTACGAGAAGGAAGTCGCGGCACAGGCTAAACGCGCACTCAGTGAGATGGGGCAGCCCGACTTCAACAAGCTGTTCTGTGGCGGGGACACTTGGACAGTCGAATAG
- a CDS encoding CBS domain-containing protein produces MEEIEGVEEFIDESIEELKGVRGDGVLDEDALREPVSTLEPRKPVVVGPQTPALEAVAVMREQGMGCVLVVRSNRLKGIFTERDVLNNLVGMGTEVAKTPVRKLMTGNPETLRPSDSIAYALNKMSLGGYRHIPLVDNSDAPVGVISVKDIVNYLVKLFPKSVMNLPTLPRGNYAREREGA; encoded by the coding sequence ATGGAAGAGATCGAAGGAGTTGAAGAATTCATCGACGAGAGCATAGAAGAACTCAAGGGGGTAAGGGGCGATGGCGTGCTCGACGAAGACGCGCTGCGCGAGCCCGTGAGTACGCTCGAACCGCGTAAGCCGGTGGTGGTCGGTCCGCAAACACCGGCACTCGAGGCCGTGGCCGTGATGCGGGAGCAGGGAATGGGCTGCGTGCTGGTCGTCCGGTCTAATCGCTTAAAGGGAATTTTCACAGAGAGGGACGTCCTGAACAACCTGGTCGGGATGGGCACGGAGGTGGCCAAGACCCCGGTGCGCAAGTTGATGACGGGTAACCCCGAGACTCTCAGGCCCAGTGATTCAATTGCCTACGCTTTGAACAAGATGAGCCTCGGCGGCTATCGGCACATCCCGCTGGTCGACAACTCGGATGCGCCGGTGGGAGTCATTTCGGTCAAGGACATCGTCAACTACCTGGTCAAGCTGTTTCCCAAGAGCGTGATGAATCTGCCCACCCTGCCGCGAGGTAATTACGCCCGCGAAAGAGAAGGCGCCTGA